The nucleotide sequence TATCCACATAGTATTTTTAGATGTGTGCTTTCTGTAATTTTGCCATTCTTTATTTAATACTTTCAGGTCATCTTCAAGTAGAATACCTCTCAAAATATTTGTTTTCCCTTGTTCTTCTATTGCAAGAATCGATAAAGTAACACTTCTTTGATACCTTTCGTTTTCAAATAGTAACTTAGAATCTTGAAGTAGATTAAATGCATTCTCTTTCGCAAGTCTTATTCCTTCTGAAGCTAATTTTGGAGTAAGTTTTCCTTTAAATTGATATCCTCTCATATAAAATTACATACAACGTATGCGTATATGAATAGTTGCGGAGTTAAAATACTATATTATTCAGCTTTACTGAATTTTAAATTTATACAATAATTTTGGTTTCATCTCAATACCGCTATTATTTATATACGCCGTTAGGTGCAGTTACATCCAGAGGGTAGAGTGAGTAACGTAGTTAGGGGCATCTTTCCTTAGTCTGAGTTTTTTGAACCGTTAGAACTTGCTCATATCCATCGTTTAGGATATGCGTTGTTCTATAAGGGCATCCAAAAAAAATGAAACAATAAGTGGGGTTTTTACTTAGTTCATTTCTCCTTTATTTCTTTTAACTTGAAGCAAGCTTTAAACGTTGCCAAACGTTTTGAAAGTGAACTTTCAACGATGACAATCGAAAGCTTGAAGAAAATTTCACTAATCATTTCCAACTATTCTTTCTTTTTTGGATTCAAACTGCAACAAATGAAGAGGACCCTAATTGCACCTTAACGGTCTCGGTTAACACAAGTTGCGGGAGTAGGGACGCGAACCTGTCGGCTTAGTTTTTAATTGTTGGTTAATTTAATTATTTTCGTTGAAAAGCTACCCGTTATTTGTGATAACCGTTGTTGGCTGACAGGCATAATGGTTCACAAAACTTTTTGTTTACAACCTTATCTCTTAACACTGCCTTATTATTAAAGTTTCGCGTAATATTCATTGATAATTCACTGAAGTTATCTTGTCCATTTTGCTTCTTATAATAAAATGGTTTAATTGAAACACAGTTTTGATTCTCGAATAGGGTGTTTAATAATGTTCTGTCTGAGTTTCCACAAGAATGTCCAAAAATAAATATTTGGTATTGATCACTATTTATGAATTCTAATAGCTTTTTATAATTATCTGTTTCCAAATACTTAATAGATTTAATATGCTCTAAATATCTATTATCATTTAGATTTTCGATTGTTTTATAATTTTGGTCAATCTCATCTCCAAATCCAAAAATTATTGGATTATATTCTTTTTCATATACTGTGCCGTGTATATGAATTGAAATAGTGTTGAAATTATTGTCTAGGTTGTTAAAGTAAACTGTGTTGGGATTTATATAATGTTTATGTGACTTTGTATAATTAAAGTTTAAGAAGAGAATATTATCCGGAAATAATTTAAAATAGTTAGGAGCAGAATCACTCGTCAATAATTTTCTTATCATAAGATAGTCATCTTCCGAACCTAATTTATCAATCAATCTTCTTTCTACTTCACTCAATTTATTTCTTACAAATACATCTGGTTGGGCATTTTTAAAATTTTCTTTGGCTTTGTTTAATTCTAATTTTGCTTTTTCATTAATTGCTTTTTCGGTAAAATCTTTAAATTCAAATCTTGAATATATTTTAGATGTAATTTGTGCTCTACAGGATGAATTTTCGATTTTAGCATTATTTTCAATCTGTGTTATGTATTTGTTCAGATAATTTTTAATACGATCAAAATCCTGATTTAATTCTGAAATTTTGTAATTGTTATTTTGCTCCTTAAAACTTTCTACTAGTAACTGGTAATATTCATTTTCAATATCAACCCATTTTTCCGTATTATTTTTTACAGTTATAGCTTTCAAAAGATGGTTTTTCCATCTTAATGTTGTCCTTGCATTTTCAACGGAAATTCTTATTGTTTCAAATTGATTTTCTCCTTCAATGAAGGTCATTGGAATTTGATCAATAACAATATTTTCATTTTCAAATCTTGTTAGTTTTCTAGTTAATGATATCTCATTAAAAATGTTATCCCAATAAAAATTTAAAAAGTCGGAAAATGATGTTTTCAATCCATGAGCTAAATCGAACCCATTTCCGATCAATATTATTCTGTTCATTAAAACTATATTTTGTTTATGCTTGCAGCCAACGGTCTTGGTTAAGGCAAGTAGCGTGGAGTAGGGACGCGTTCTTGTCGGTTTTGTTGTTTGTTACTTGGTCTCTAAAATTACACTTTTCATTTGAATACCCGCTATTTGCGCTTAACCGATGTTGGGCACTGTTTTTTTAGTTAAATGCTTCAGTATTAATTTTATAATCGTCAAGAATTTTTTTTACGAATTTTAAATCTTTTTGATTTTTGTTTATAAAGTTAATAGCCATTTTAAATGAAACATTTTCAAAATCTTTTCTCAAATTCTGAATATAAACTGTCTTTATTTCATCGTCAAGATACTTTTGATTTTTTATCTCATTGTATAAAAAATTAAATCTCGAAATATAAATAGTTAGCTCATCAAAATCTGATTCAAGATCAGCTTCAATTTCTTGAACTGTCCAAAATTCATTGCTTTGACTTAATGCAGCTTCTTCTCTTGCTTCTTTTTCTTTACTTCTACTTTTATTCAGATTATTTAAATATTCTTGACACCTTAAAACAATATTATTATTGATATTTTGAATGTCTTTGGAATTAAAAACTAAGTTTCTTTCAAACTTCTCAAATAATGAATCTATATAATTGAAAGCGTGTTCTTTTCTGGTTATATCAATTTGGTTTTCGTACTGTTCCTTTTGAGTTAGTAAAGTTTCTCTATGTTGTTTTTCTTGCCGGAAAAATGTGGCAAAAAGAGCACCAATGGTAATAATGCTTAAGATTGGACTAATATCATTAAATTTTATTCTTGAAAAATCCTCTGGAAGTATACCTACTAAATACCAAGAAAGTATTAGTACTATTAAAATTAAGATTATTACAATTAATACTTTGATTATTATTTTAATCATTTTCATTTCTAATTAAAGATTTTTTAATAGTAATTTCTGCAAATTCATTAAATTCTAAAAAATTTTCATCTTAAAAATTGTGCCCAACTGGTTATATCCACAGCAATATACTTATTTATTCAAGAATGTTCCGGGATAAGCGCAGGTTTTGCTGTTTTTTAACCCATAAACATTAAATACAAAAATACTATTTAGAAAGAACAATTTGTCATCTATATTGTCACCTAAAAATAAAAAACCCAGTAAGCATAGTGCTTACCGGGTTATGTGGTGGAGTCGGAGGGTTTCGAACCCTCGTCCAAACAAGCAATTAACATAGCTTTCTACACGCTTATTTTTCACTTAATTGTCGATGCAAGACCGGCTGAAAACCACCAACCTTACACGTATTCTCATTTGAGCTTCAGAATTACATCAAGACCCTATAATTCCTATATTTACTTTATCGATACCTCTGGTGTGAACGCCGTAAATCAAGGCTTTCACGAGGCATCTCGGCTCCCTACCTTGTAGGGATGAAGATAATCCTACTGTAATTCGGATTATGCAGCCAAGGCGTAGTTATTCTCGCCGTTTAAAAAAGTGTGAAATATGAGATTTACGAGCTATATCCCAGCGCTCGACGTGCTTACTATCCAATTAGACTCGCTGTCAAATCCAAGTCGACCCCATAAAATAATGAACTTTTGTGCGTTCCTGCTTAAAAAAGCAGGCCGGGCTAATCGTTTCAATCCATTCAATTTTTTTTCAAAATAAAATGGGATTTTCACTGCTATCCCTAACGCGGCTGCAAAGATACAGATTTAAATTTATATCTTTACAGAAGACCTAGTTTAAAACAAAATCCATACCAAAATATGATAAAATTTGCCCTGATCAAAGAGCGTAAATCTCCACCGGATAGACGTGTGGTGTTTTCTCCAGAAAAACTAAAAGAAGTAGTTCAAAAATTTCCAGAGGCAAGTTTTAAGATTGAAGCCTCAGATATCAGAATATTTTCAGATCAGGAGTATAGAGATGCAGGATTTGAGGTGGTAGAAGATGTTTCAGATTGTGATGTAATGCTAGGGGTAAAAGAGGTTCCATTGCCATATCTAATTCCAGATAAGAAGTATTTCTTCTTTTCGCATACTATCAAAAAGCAGCATTATAATAGGGACCTTTTAAGAGAAGTGGTTTCAAAACATATCGAACTTTACGATCATGAAGTGGTTGTGAAAAAGAACGGACATAGACTTATTGGCTTTGGTCGCTACGCAGGATTGGTAGGAGCTTATAATTGTTTTAGAGCTTTGGGAGTCCAAAATAATTTATATATTCTACCAAAAGCTAAGGATCTACCAGATCTAAATGCCCTTTTGTCAGCTTTAGAAAAAACTAAAGTTCCTAATTTAAAATTCGTTCTTACAGGAAGTGGGAAAGTTGCACATGGCGCTAAAGAAATATTAGATCATCTAAAAATTAAGCAGGTAAGTACAGAGCATTATCTAAACGATAAGTTTATTGAGCCTGTGTATTGTCTAATAGATGTGCTGGATTACAATGCACATAAAGAGAATAAAAATACTACGAACTTGCATTTTTATAAAAACTCAGAAGAGTACAGATCAGATTTTATGAAATTCGCTAAAGTAAGTGATGTGTTTATTGCAGGTCATTTTTATGGTGATGGGGCACCAGTTTTCTTTGATAAGCAACAGGCCGCTTCTAAAGATTTCAATATTAAACTTATCGCAGATATATCTTGTGATATCAAGGAGCCCATAGCTAGTACTATAAGACCTTCTACTATTGCTGAACCTTTTTATGGATATGATCCTGAAAACGGAAAAGAGGTGGATTTTAAGGATAAGAATGCTATTATGGTAATGGCGGTAGATAATCTGCCTTGTGAATTGCCTCGAGATGCCAGTGAAGGTTTTGGTGAAATGTTTCTCGATAAGGTGATTCCATCTTTCTTTAACGGTGATAAGAATGGTATTTTGGAACGGGCAAGAATGACTCAGAATGGAAATTTAACAGAAAGATTTGAGTATCTACAGGATTTTCTGGATGGTAAATAGAACCTATAAGTTTCAATAAGAATATCTAAAAAACTGAAAAGCTATTATCCATCTATAACAGCTTTTCAGTTTTTTAATTAACTCCTATTTAGCAATCCACATGGCTATTTCCAGATCCTGATTAAAGAGTTCATCGGTTATACTACCAATAAGTAAGGAAGAAAAAGTATTGCCTCCTTTATCTCCAACAATCAAAAGATCTACATTAGAATGTTTAGCGCTAGTACTCAGTTTTTTGGCTACTCCAGAATCTCTACCGGGTATGATTTCTAATTCTAACTCATGTTTTAAGTGAAGTTTTTTACAGAATTTTAAATAACGTTCCTTTAGATGCTTTTCTATTTTAAGATCTAAATTCTCCTTTGGTACATAGGGAGAGAATTGAACTGGCATATTATAGACATAAACAGCTTTTGCGGTTGCTTTGGTAAATTCTAATAGATTGTCTGTTAGGTGAAAAACTTTTTTAGAAGCTTGAGAAAAATCGGTACCTGCCCAGATATTAGATATCTCAGGTTTAAAATTATTCGGAATGGATAGAATGTTACATTTAAGCATGCGTAACAACTTACCGCTTACAACTCCAGTCCCTCCATTTCTATTTTTATTACCAATAATTGCTAGATCTATTCTATATTTATTAACTATATAATTTATAAGAGATTCTGTATACGGATCTTCAGAAATAAGCACTTCCCATGCTACGGAATTACTAAATTTTTCTTCAACTTTTTCATTGAGCTCATCTCCAATGATCTCATCAAGATTTATATCTTTTAACTGCTCATGGAACAACTCAGATATTTCGTATTTCTTGATATTATGAACAAAGAAAACTTTGTCAACTTTAAGGGTTTCAGCAAGAAAGGAAGCATAATTGATAAGGGTATCGTCAATGTCAGATAAATCTAGTGCTACCAGTATGTTTTTAAAATTGTACATAGAAACCTATTTTTGAATATTTTGCTGATTTGTATTTCGTTTCTTTACGATGCTAGAAACAATCTCTTCGTAATTCTCTAATTCTTTTTGAGAGTCTCTCTTTTTTAATTTTTCTAGATCTTCCGAAAGGCCTTTGTATAGGGAATAGCACATCACAATTAATATTAAAGCAAAGGGCAGTCCTGTTACTATAGAGGCTGTTTGTAATGCCTGTAATCCACCTCCAACTAGCAATACAGCAGCCACAGTTCCTTCAGCAAGTGCCCAAAATACTCGCTGGCCTACAGGAGCATCTATCTTTCCGCCAGATGTTAAACTGTCTACCACTAAAGATCCCGAATCTGAAGATGTTACAAAGAATCCTGCTATGAGAATGATCGCAACTATGTTTAAAACAAAAGAAAAGGGATAATCTTCTATAAATACAAATAGGGCAGTGGCAACATTATCATTTACTGCATTTATAATAGTGTCATCTCCAAGTAAAGCCATATGTAAAGAAGTACTTCCAAAGGCAGAGATCCAGAAAAATGTTACTAATGAAGGTACAAGTAAAACTCCAAGAATAAATTCTTTTACCGTCCTTCCTTTAGAAATTCTAGCAATGAACATTCCTACAAAAGGAGACCAAGCAATCCACCATCCCCAATAAAAAACCGTCCAGTTATTCTGCCAAGAAGTCCCTGTGTAACTTTCTGTCCAACTAGCAATGTTTAGAAAGCTAGAAAAATAACTTCCAGTATTTTGAATAAAAGATTTAAAGATAAAAATGGTTGGTCCTAATACTACCACTAGGAGTAAGAATAGCACTGCAACGCGCATATTCCATTCACTTAAGAATTTTACTCCCTTGTCTACACCTAATACTACAGAAACTGTGGCAATTAATGTAATTCCTGCAATTAATAGAATTTGAGTTTGGACGCCACTGTCTATATCAAATAGATGATTTAAACCTGCAGCTATTTGTTGAACACCCATACCTAAAGAAGTTGCTAATCCAAAAAGAGTAGCTAATACAGCAAAAATATCTATGGCATCTCCAATTTTTCCATAGATCTTATCTCCCAAAAATGGATAGAATACAGAACGAATAGTCAATGGAAGTCCGCGGGAGTAGGTAAAATAAGCTAAAGATAATCCAACTAGTGCGTAGACAGCCCATGCATGAAACCCCCAGTGTAAAAACGTGAATTTCATAGCCTCTTTAGCTGCCTCGGCAGTTTCACCTTGGGCCATTGGCGGACTGAGGAAATGATATATGGGTTCTGATATACTCCAAAATAATAATCCTATTCCCATTCCTGCGCTAAAAAGCATGGCAAACCAGGAAAGTGTTTTAAATTCTGGTTTTGCAGACTGTCCTCCAATTCTAATATTACCAAACTTGCTAAATGCCAGGTAAATCATAAAGATCAAAAAGATGTTCACGCTTAGAATAAAGAACCACCCAGCCTTATTTGCAACAAAATCTTGAATTGAGGTAAAGTATTGTTCTGCTCTTTCTTTATATAGTAGGGTTAAGGTGATAATTAAAATTATAATGATGGCAGAAGTAAAAAATACTGGACCATTAACTTCTAACCCGAATATGGACTTCCTTTCATCACTTCTTATAATTTTCTTAGCCATAAATTGTTCTGTTTTATTTGATGTTTATTTGTTTTCTGTGAATTAGTAAAATTAGTTTGGTTAGAATATTAAAAATAGTAGCCTATGTTGATATTGAATCTCGCTTCCCATTTTGCATCTGGGTTTCCGGTGGAGAAATCATCTACAAAATTTCCACCCAGCCAAGAGTGATTATATCCCGCGGCATAGTCTACATACGTATATACATTACCTGCAGTAATCATAACTCCGGTAACATTGGTATATGAATCTTCAAAATCTGAAGCTTTCTTTTGCATGAACCCGAAATCATTGTAGAATTGTAAACCAGATATAGGGCCAAAGGCTACTGGAACATTTCTTGAAATTCCAAAAGTATAAACATTAAAATCTGCGGCAACTTCATAAGGAATTCCGTAGGCAGCCATTACTACTATATCCCGGGATTCTCCAAGAGCATTCTTTGGTTGGTGCGCTGCTATAATAAATTGTGCTTTTGCATTCCACTTTTCAGTAGTTAATTCGTAATGGGCGGCAAAAGCAGAATGGTCTCCTAAAGCTTCCGTGTCCAGATTATAAAGTTTTCCATATTCGGCAGAGAGTCCAAGCCTACTTTTTACATTTTTCCCAAACTTATAGATAAACTTTCCATTGAATTGATTGATCTCTTTATTTCTACCTGCAATATCATAGGAATATCGATTGGGCGATATTTCAGTATTATTCCCAAATCTTAATTCTTCAGCATTTTTAAAGAAGGCAAGTTGATATTCAAAACTTTCTCCTGTATGAATATATTTTACTCCCATATCATAATCATCTTCCAAACCTGCATAATAGGCTATGTTTAGGAAAAAGTTGGAAGAATTATATCGTTGAATTCCAAATGGAACTTGGGTAAGCCCGAGATGAATTTGATCTTGTTCGTTAAAATTATAACCCATCCATCCTTGCTTTAAGAAACCACCTCCAAAACCTTCTGAGTAGAATCTATACTCTGCATTTAGAAAAATTCCTTTATAAGCAGCTTTTGCATTTATTCTAAACACATCAAAACCCAGATCTCCTCCGCGTTTTTTCTGTCCGTCTTTCCAGGATGATAAATTATAATTAAAGCGAAGTGCTCCGCCTAATTTTAGTTGTAAACTGTCTTGCGCATTAGCCGGAAAAAAGCTGCATAGCGCTAGAAGCAGAATATAGAATTTTTTTGAAAATATAGATAGGGTAATGTTCTGTACCATGCAGTTAATTTTAATGTTAGCTAATCTTTGAGCTCTGAGAGGGGATATGCAATCTTCGCAATTTAAAATATCATAAAGTTTTTGAAGATAAATTTAAGAAAGCTATAACAAAATAATTGTCTAATGCATTGTTGTTTAGTGAATTGAGGTAGTTTGGAATTTTTTTAGCTTATAGGATATTTAAATTTAAGGCATAAAAAAAGCCGACGCTATGTCCGGCTTTTATCTTGAAAATGAAATTATTGAAATATTACTTTAAAGAATTTACTGTTTTTCTGATGGCTACCAGATTAGTTAATAACTTTTCTAAATATTGCAGATCCAGCATATTGGCTCCGTCACTTTTTGCATTTGCAGGATCAAAGTGAGTTTCTATAAACAAACCATCTACGTTGTTCACTATTCCAGCTCTCGCAATAGTCTCTATCATATCTGGTCTTCCACCAGTTACGCCACTGCTTTGATTTGGTTGTTGTAAAGAATGGGTTACATCTAATACTGTAGGTGCATATTGGCGCATTGTAGGAATACCTCTAAAATCTACGATCATATCCTGATATCCAAACATAGTACCTCTATCTGTGATCATAACTTGCTCATTATTGCAATCTGTAACCTTGGTAACAGCATGCTTCATGCTCTCCGGACTCATAAACTGACCTTTCTTTAGGTTTACCACCTTACCGGTTTCTGCTGCAGCCACAACAAGATCTGTTTGGCGTACCAAGAATGCAGGTATTTGTAATACATCTACATATTCTGCCGCAAGAGCGGCATCGCTTATTTCATGAATATCTGTTACTGATGGAACTTTGAAAGTTTCAGAAACCTTTCTTAAGATCTTTAATGCCTTCTCATCACCAATTCCAGTAAAACTATCAATACGACTACGATTTGCTTTTTTAAAGGAGCCTTTAAAAATAAAAGGGATCTCTAGTTTATCTGTAATAGAAAGGATCTTTTCTGCAATTCTTAAAGCCATTGCTTCCCCTTCAATAGCACATGGTCCTGCAAGTAGAAAAAAGTTGTTGGCATTAAGATGTTTTATCTGTGGAATCTTTTCAAGTTTCATATAAAGTATTTTAAGAACAAAGATAACAGAAATTAAAAGCGTTTAC is from Gillisia sp. Hel1_33_143 and encodes:
- a CDS encoding AbiH family protein; protein product: MNRIILIGNGFDLAHGLKTSFSDFLNFYWDNIFNEISLTRKLTRFENENIVIDQIPMTFIEGENQFETIRISVENARTTLRWKNHLLKAITVKNNTEKWVDIENEYYQLLVESFKEQNNNYKISELNQDFDRIKNYLNKYITQIENNAKIENSSCRAQITSKIYSRFEFKDFTEKAINEKAKLELNKAKENFKNAQPDVFVRNKLSEVERRLIDKLGSEDDYLMIRKLLTSDSAPNYFKLFPDNILFLNFNYTKSHKHYINPNTVYFNNLDNNFNTISIHIHGTVYEKEYNPIIFGFGDEIDQNYKTIENLNDNRYLEHIKSIKYLETDNYKKLLEFINSDQYQIFIFGHSCGNSDRTLLNTLFENQNCVSIKPFYYKKQNGQDNFSELSMNITRNFNNKAVLRDKVVNKKFCEPLCLSANNGYHK
- a CDS encoding NAD(P)-dependent oxidoreductase produces the protein MIKFALIKERKSPPDRRVVFSPEKLKEVVQKFPEASFKIEASDIRIFSDQEYRDAGFEVVEDVSDCDVMLGVKEVPLPYLIPDKKYFFFSHTIKKQHYNRDLLREVVSKHIELYDHEVVVKKNGHRLIGFGRYAGLVGAYNCFRALGVQNNLYILPKAKDLPDLNALLSALEKTKVPNLKFVLTGSGKVAHGAKEILDHLKIKQVSTEHYLNDKFIEPVYCLIDVLDYNAHKENKNTTNLHFYKNSEEYRSDFMKFAKVSDVFIAGHFYGDGAPVFFDKQQAASKDFNIKLIADISCDIKEPIASTIRPSTIAEPFYGYDPENGKEVDFKDKNAIMVMAVDNLPCELPRDASEGFGEMFLDKVIPSFFNGDKNGILERARMTQNGNLTERFEYLQDFLDGK
- a CDS encoding universal stress protein, which translates into the protein MYNFKNILVALDLSDIDDTLINYASFLAETLKVDKVFFVHNIKKYEISELFHEQLKDINLDEIIGDELNEKVEEKFSNSVAWEVLISEDPYTESLINYIVNKYRIDLAIIGNKNRNGGTGVVSGKLLRMLKCNILSIPNNFKPEISNIWAGTDFSQASKKVFHLTDNLLEFTKATAKAVYVYNMPVQFSPYVPKENLDLKIEKHLKERYLKFCKKLHLKHELELEIIPGRDSGVAKKLSTSAKHSNVDLLIVGDKGGNTFSSLLIGSITDELFNQDLEIAMWIAK
- a CDS encoding BCCT family transporter, whose amino-acid sequence is MAKKIIRSDERKSIFGLEVNGPVFFTSAIIIILIITLTLLYKERAEQYFTSIQDFVANKAGWFFILSVNIFLIFMIYLAFSKFGNIRIGGQSAKPEFKTLSWFAMLFSAGMGIGLLFWSISEPIYHFLSPPMAQGETAEAAKEAMKFTFLHWGFHAWAVYALVGLSLAYFTYSRGLPLTIRSVFYPFLGDKIYGKIGDAIDIFAVLATLFGLATSLGMGVQQIAAGLNHLFDIDSGVQTQILLIAGITLIATVSVVLGVDKGVKFLSEWNMRVAVLFLLLVVVLGPTIFIFKSFIQNTGSYFSSFLNIASWTESYTGTSWQNNWTVFYWGWWIAWSPFVGMFIARISKGRTVKEFILGVLLVPSLVTFFWISAFGSTSLHMALLGDDTIINAVNDNVATALFVFIEDYPFSFVLNIVAIILIAGFFVTSSDSGSLVVDSLTSGGKIDAPVGQRVFWALAEGTVAAVLLVGGGLQALQTASIVTGLPFALILIVMCYSLYKGLSEDLEKLKKRDSQKELENYEEIVSSIVKKRNTNQQNIQK
- the kdsA gene encoding 3-deoxy-8-phosphooctulonate synthase, with protein sequence MKLEKIPQIKHLNANNFFLLAGPCAIEGEAMALRIAEKILSITDKLEIPFIFKGSFKKANRSRIDSFTGIGDEKALKILRKVSETFKVPSVTDIHEISDAALAAEYVDVLQIPAFLVRQTDLVVAAAETGKVVNLKKGQFMSPESMKHAVTKVTDCNNEQVMITDRGTMFGYQDMIVDFRGIPTMRQYAPTVLDVTHSLQQPNQSSGVTGGRPDMIETIARAGIVNNVDGLFIETHFDPANAKSDGANMLDLQYLEKLLTNLVAIRKTVNSLK